One genomic segment of Kiritimatiella glycovorans includes these proteins:
- a CDS encoding ATP-binding protein, translating into MQQSHPFFDLFEAPRREELAHAMRVRNLREGTTLFEDGEVATELYLLFSGHIHLSKQDQNGRAWILAEVGPGEYFGEFGVFDGAPRSARAAVIVSSCVGVLDRECVLDAVRKSSAATALDLMTHLTRKLRTANDYYLRERIREERLAMMGRTLNMIAHDLRNPLAAISMAAECLLRSADGGENEYYGQTIVENSERIHSMIEDLMDFARGEHRLTVTSFRLKPFLDSVAETYRSRAEQCGVTLDVEAPEVEVRGDERKLRRAVQNLVSNSLQASPSGTAVKINARKRAWGYTIRVEDEAGGIPEELRQHLFDPFVTRGKTGGQGLGLAIVQSLVRAHGGSVSWEETAKGTRFRVDVPSDPES; encoded by the coding sequence ATGCAGCAGAGCCACCCTTTTTTCGACCTATTTGAAGCGCCGCGCCGGGAGGAGCTGGCCCACGCCATGCGCGTCCGCAATCTCAGGGAAGGCACCACCCTTTTCGAGGACGGAGAGGTCGCGACGGAATTATATCTCCTCTTTTCGGGCCATATTCACCTCTCCAAGCAGGACCAAAACGGGCGGGCGTGGATCCTGGCCGAGGTGGGACCCGGAGAGTATTTCGGGGAGTTCGGCGTGTTCGACGGCGCCCCCCGCAGCGCCCGGGCCGCCGTTATCGTGTCTTCCTGCGTCGGGGTCCTGGACCGGGAATGCGTCCTCGACGCCGTCCGCAAATCGTCCGCCGCGACGGCCCTCGACCTCATGACCCACCTGACCCGCAAATTGCGCACGGCCAACGATTATTACCTCAGGGAGCGTATCCGCGAGGAGCGGCTGGCTATGATGGGGCGGACGCTCAACATGATCGCGCACGATCTGCGCAACCCCCTCGCCGCAATCTCCATGGCGGCGGAATGCCTGCTCAGATCCGCGGACGGCGGGGAAAACGAATATTACGGTCAAACGATTGTCGAAAATTCCGAGCGGATTCACAGCATGATCGAGGATCTCATGGACTTCGCGCGCGGTGAACACCGGCTGACGGTTACATCCTTCCGGCTGAAACCGTTCCTTGATTCGGTGGCGGAGACTTACCGCAGCCGGGCGGAGCAGTGCGGAGTGACGCTGGACGTGGAGGCGCCCGAAGTCGAAGTGCGCGGCGATGAGCGCAAGCTGAGGCGTGCGGTTCAGAATCTGGTCTCCAATTCACTGCAGGCTTCGCCTTCCGGAACCGCAGTGAAAATCAATGCCCGCAAACGCGCATGGGGCTACACCATCCGGGTTGAAGACGAGGCCGGGGGCATTCCGGAAGAACTGCGCCAGCACCTGTTCGACCCGTTCGTCACACGCGGGAAAACCGGCGGGCAGGGACTCGGTCTCGCCATCGTTCAGTCCCTGGTCCGTGCGCACGGAGGGTCGGTCTCCTGGGAGGAAACGGCGAAGGGCACGCGCTTCCGCGTGGACGTCCCCTCCGACCCGGAATCCTGA
- a CDS encoding serine/threonine-protein kinase, whose translation MPMNEPDVIVHETRIELVREIAEGAMSAVYEGFQCGGEGFRKRVAVKRLRPAHEGDERMMRLFLEEARLVCDLVHENIVQIYHFDRLDNGDYFMVMEYVHGLSLRDWMACLRTEEERIPEDLAVHTASRVARGLAYAHEFRDRRGRELDIVHRDVCPRNILVSSEGLAKLTDFGIAKASSNSVMGDNWITGKVPYMSPEQAACHPLDFRSDQYSLGAVLFEMLSGFTVRPGNMTPARDDFLRVEPPWNRLPPGTPAALESILRRLLAPDPEHRYARTADAARALEEFIYADGYGPTIQTVEAHLREQVPDLYRPVEDAPPKKTVTRRIGEWNLPTRAEER comes from the coding sequence ATGCCGATGAATGAGCCGGACGTCATTGTGCACGAGACGCGTATCGAGCTGGTGCGGGAGATCGCCGAAGGTGCGATGAGCGCCGTCTACGAGGGGTTTCAATGCGGCGGCGAGGGGTTCCGCAAGCGCGTCGCCGTCAAGAGGCTGCGCCCGGCGCACGAGGGCGATGAGCGTATGATGCGCCTTTTCCTCGAAGAGGCCCGACTGGTGTGCGACCTCGTCCATGAAAATATCGTCCAGATCTATCACTTCGACCGGCTGGACAACGGCGACTATTTCATGGTGATGGAATACGTGCACGGTCTGTCGCTGCGCGACTGGATGGCCTGTCTGCGTACGGAAGAAGAGCGGATTCCGGAAGATCTGGCCGTCCACACCGCAAGCCGAGTCGCCAGGGGATTGGCCTACGCCCATGAGTTCCGCGACCGCCGCGGCAGAGAGCTGGACATCGTCCATCGCGATGTCTGCCCGCGGAATATCCTGGTCAGTTCCGAAGGGCTGGCGAAACTCACGGACTTCGGCATCGCCAAGGCCAGTTCGAACAGCGTCATGGGCGACAACTGGATCACGGGGAAGGTCCCCTACATGTCGCCCGAGCAGGCCGCCTGCCATCCCCTCGATTTCCGCTCCGACCAGTATTCGCTCGGCGCGGTACTCTTCGAGATGCTTTCCGGTTTTACCGTGCGGCCCGGGAACATGACCCCCGCGCGCGACGATTTTCTGCGGGTGGAGCCGCCCTGGAACCGTCTTCCTCCCGGTACGCCGGCGGCGCTGGAGTCGATCCTGCGGCGCCTCCTCGCCCCGGACCCGGAACATCGCTACGCGCGGACGGCCGATGCGGCGCGCGCCCTCGAGGAGTTTATTTACGCCGACGGCTACGGCCCGACCATTCAGACCGTGGAGGCTCACCTGCGGGAGCAGGTTCCGGATCTGTACAGGCCCGTCGAGGATGCTCCCCCGAAAAAAACCGTAACGCGCCGTATCGGGGAATGGAATCTTCCCACCCGGGCCGAGGAACGTTGA
- a CDS encoding TIGR01777 family oxidoreductase yields MNVLMTGGSGLIGSAVTRALRSRGDRVMLMSHRAGSGDLTWSPEEGAGPGRWPEADAVVHFAGTPVAGRWTKNRRRSIRDSRVNGARLLAAAVAEGSLKTSRIVSASAVGYYGDRGDEELDESAPPGEGFLATVCQEWEDAWAPAEDAGVAVARMRFGIVLSGRGGALPPMLRAARFGLPVRLGSGSQFMSWIGLADAVRAALWLLDHPEVGPVVNAAAPNPVRNTEWAERLRERTGGPFVTSAPAPLLKLAAGDMAREMLLASVRAVPKTLEDGGFTFGTPGLAEALDADE; encoded by the coding sequence ATGAACGTTCTGATGACGGGCGGCAGCGGACTGATCGGGAGTGCGGTGACACGCGCCCTGCGTTCACGCGGCGACCGCGTCATGCTCATGAGCCATCGCGCTGGAAGCGGCGACCTCACCTGGTCGCCGGAAGAGGGGGCCGGTCCGGGCCGCTGGCCGGAGGCGGACGCCGTGGTACATTTCGCGGGCACCCCTGTGGCGGGGCGATGGACGAAGAACCGGAGGCGGAGCATCCGGGACAGCCGTGTCAACGGCGCGCGCCTGCTGGCCGCGGCCGTGGCGGAGGGCTCCCTGAAGACCTCCCGTATCGTGTCGGCCTCCGCCGTCGGATATTACGGCGACCGGGGCGACGAGGAACTGGATGAGTCCGCGCCGCCCGGAGAAGGCTTTCTTGCGACCGTCTGCCAAGAGTGGGAAGACGCCTGGGCGCCCGCCGAAGACGCCGGCGTCGCCGTGGCCCGCATGCGCTTCGGCATCGTGCTCTCGGGACGGGGAGGGGCCCTGCCGCCGATGCTGCGGGCGGCCCGGTTCGGCCTTCCCGTCCGCCTCGGCTCCGGGAGCCAGTTCATGAGCTGGATCGGGCTGGCGGACGCCGTGCGCGCCGCCCTCTGGCTGCTCGACCACCCTGAAGTCGGGCCGGTGGTGAACGCCGCGGCCCCGAACCCCGTTCGAAACACGGAGTGGGCGGAACGGCTCAGGGAACGCACCGGCGGCCCCTTTGTCACCTCGGCGCCCGCCCCGCTGCTGAAACTTGCGGCCGGCGACATGGCCAGGGAAATGCTCCTCGCGAGCGTGCGGGCCGTACCGAAGACGCTGGAAGACGGGGGGTTCACGTTCGGCACCCCCGGACTGGCGGAAGCGCTGGATGCCGATGAATGA
- a CDS encoding secondary thiamine-phosphate synthase enzyme YjbQ — protein sequence MYRERIEVETSGEGDMHDLTPEVKRIAGNSGVREGLIHIFNIGSTASVGTVEFEPGLQEDLPAVWKRLVPPSRHYGHERAWHDGNGHSHLQATMQGPSLTVPLSGGVPELGTWQQIFHLECDVKPRRRTVVITVSGDE from the coding sequence ATGTACCGGGAACGAATCGAGGTCGAGACGTCGGGTGAGGGAGACATGCACGATCTCACCCCCGAGGTAAAGCGGATTGCCGGGAATTCGGGTGTCCGGGAAGGTCTGATCCATATCTTCAACATCGGGAGCACGGCCTCGGTGGGTACCGTCGAGTTCGAGCCCGGACTGCAGGAGGATCTCCCGGCGGTCTGGAAAAGGCTGGTCCCGCCCTCGCGCCATTACGGGCACGAGCGCGCCTGGCACGACGGCAACGGTCATTCACACCTCCAGGCGACGATGCAGGGCCCGTCGCTCACGGTGCCCCTTTCCGGCGGGGTCCCCGAACTCGGAACCTGGCAGCAGATTTTTCATCTGGAGTGCGACGTCAAACCCCGCCGCCGAACGGTGGTGATCACGGTGAGCGGGGATGAATGA
- a CDS encoding 4'-phosphopantetheinyl transferase family protein, translated as MNRDETTRSAEAGSGRGCWHIWRAPLDCGTPLNGLREPLSEDERGRLDRLRVPAVRRAAACSRFRLRTVLGEILDRAPASFRFKYGPDGKPCLAGEEVYFNLSHSSRWWVMIASFRDPVGIDIERVRPELDTDRLGRRLFGPEAGGGAWSGRAFFEWWVRWEALTKARGRGLWANRPGDPSAIMKAFHGPDAGGALWWCRTLAGSPGYALAVAGKSEGEVPDIVEHPFPEESAARDF; from the coding sequence ATGAATCGCGACGAGACGACAAGATCCGCCGAAGCGGGGAGTGGGCGCGGCTGCTGGCACATCTGGCGCGCGCCGCTGGACTGCGGGACTCCGCTCAACGGGCTTCGGGAACCGTTGTCGGAGGATGAGCGCGGGCGACTCGACCGCCTGCGCGTGCCCGCCGTACGCCGTGCGGCCGCCTGTTCCCGCTTCCGGTTGCGCACCGTGCTCGGGGAGATTCTCGACCGCGCACCGGCGTCATTCCGGTTCAAATACGGCCCGGACGGGAAGCCCTGCCTCGCAGGGGAGGAGGTCTATTTCAACCTCTCCCATTCGAGCCGATGGTGGGTGATGATCGCGAGTTTCCGTGATCCGGTGGGGATCGATATTGAAAGGGTGCGGCCGGAACTCGATACGGATCGTCTTGGACGACGCCTGTTCGGTCCGGAGGCCGGGGGCGGAGCGTGGTCCGGGCGGGCGTTCTTCGAGTGGTGGGTGCGTTGGGAGGCCCTGACCAAGGCGCGGGGACGCGGGCTGTGGGCCAACCGCCCGGGCGATCCCTCCGCGATCATGAAGGCATTCCACGGGCCGGATGCCGGGGGCGCCTTATGGTGGTGTCGCACACTGGCCGGTTCGCCGGGCTATGCCCTGGCCGTCGCGGGAAAGTCGGAGGGAGAGGTGCCGGATATCGTGGAACATCCTTTCCCGGAAGAAAGCGCAGCCCGCGATTTTTAG
- a CDS encoding peroxiredoxin has translation MDGDMYTMPTLGERFPALSVNTTQGMMHLPDDLEGEWFVLFSHPADFTPVCTTEFVAFQKRIDRFREMNCRLIGMSVDQVFSHIKWVQWIKEKLNVEIEFPVVAATEDIALRLGMMHPGKGANTVRAVFVVDGEGMVRTILYYPQEVGRNIDEIVRTVRALQTSDAQGALPANWPDNELIGDRVIVPPAKDVKSAEENAGQFEHYDWWFCHKPLQD, from the coding sequence ATGGACGGAGATATGTACACGATGCCGACGCTGGGCGAGCGGTTTCCCGCACTGAGCGTGAACACGACGCAGGGGATGATGCATCTGCCCGATGACCTGGAGGGAGAATGGTTTGTGCTGTTCAGTCATCCCGCGGATTTCACGCCGGTATGCACCACGGAATTCGTGGCTTTTCAGAAGCGGATCGACCGGTTCCGCGAGATGAATTGCCGCCTGATCGGGATGTCCGTCGACCAGGTCTTTTCGCACATCAAGTGGGTGCAGTGGATTAAAGAGAAGCTGAACGTGGAGATCGAGTTTCCCGTAGTGGCCGCCACCGAGGACATCGCCCTGCGGCTGGGGATGATGCATCCCGGCAAGGGCGCCAACACGGTAAGGGCCGTATTCGTGGTCGACGGCGAAGGCATGGTGCGCACGATCCTCTACTATCCCCAGGAGGTGGGCCGCAATATCGACGAGATCGTCCGAACGGTCCGCGCCCTGCAGACCTCGGATGCGCAGGGAGCCCTGCCCGCCAACTGGCCGGACAACGAGTTGATCGGTGATCGCGTGATCGTGCCGCCCGCCAAGGATGTCAAGTCGGCGGAAGAAAACGCCGGCCAGTTCGAGCATTACGACTGGTGGTTCTGCCACAAGCCGCTGCAGGACTGA
- a CDS encoding Fur family transcriptional regulator: MTAGTEKRERGIQRLREHCRRTGWRLTPQREAVYRAVAASDSHPDADTLYRQVRRGMPGLSRDTVYRVLANLEQRGLVQRIDTPDSRYRFDAAVAPHGHFVCEQCGCILDVPDVGAPDMKSVPDGVGEVHSGRVVWSGLCRGCADAGRTGEARKRQ, encoded by the coding sequence ATGACGGCAGGTACGGAAAAACGGGAGCGGGGGATCCAGCGGTTGCGCGAACACTGCCGCCGGACCGGATGGAGGCTGACGCCTCAGCGCGAGGCGGTCTATCGCGCAGTTGCCGCCTCGGACAGCCATCCGGATGCGGACACGCTCTACCGGCAGGTCAGGCGCGGTATGCCCGGCCTGTCGCGGGATACGGTTTACCGGGTGCTTGCCAATCTTGAACAGCGCGGGCTCGTGCAGCGGATCGATACCCCGGACAGCCGGTACCGATTCGATGCCGCAGTCGCTCCGCACGGTCATTTCGTGTGTGAACAGTGCGGATGTATCCTGGATGTGCCGGACGTCGGGGCCCCCGACATGAAGTCCGTCCCGGACGGGGTCGGCGAGGTGCATTCGGGAAGGGTGGTTTGGAGCGGCCTGTGCCGCGGTTGTGCGGACGCAGGCCGGACAGGTGAAGCAAGAAAAAGGCAATGA
- the msrA gene encoding peptide-methionine (S)-S-oxide reductase MsrA, with protein sequence MNRAENPIATFAAGCFWGVEAEFRRIPGVVDTEVGYTGGHTENPSYRDVCRGDTGHAEAVRVWYDSSRVRYRDLLDVFWRIHNPTTLNRQGADVGSQYRSAIFTHSPEQEREAQRSLQKEDRNTRRDIVTQIEPAGPFYRAEEYHQQYTEKHGGGCHL encoded by the coding sequence ATGAACCGGGCAGAAAATCCGATCGCCACATTCGCCGCGGGGTGTTTCTGGGGCGTGGAGGCCGAATTCCGCAGGATTCCGGGCGTCGTCGATACGGAGGTGGGCTATACCGGGGGGCACACGGAGAACCCGTCCTATCGCGACGTCTGTCGCGGCGATACCGGCCATGCCGAGGCGGTCAGGGTGTGGTACGACTCCTCCCGGGTCCGTTACCGCGATCTGCTCGACGTGTTCTGGAGGATTCACAATCCCACCACCCTCAACCGGCAGGGCGCGGACGTCGGTTCCCAGTACCGGTCGGCCATCTTCACCCATTCCCCCGAGCAGGAACGTGAAGCGCAACGCTCGCTTCAGAAGGAGGATCGTAATACGCGTCGGGACATCGTCACGCAGATCGAGCCGGCGGGACCCTTCTACCGCGCCGAGGAATATCATCAGCAGTACACGGAAAAACACGGCGGGGGATGCCATCTCTGA
- a CDS encoding glycine zipper 2TM domain-containing protein — protein MKKSVIVSAGLAAVLAFTSGCFVSSRSGQVYSRDQARQIHQVEEGTVKAVRPVTIEGSRTPVGAIAGGVLGGALGRNIGSGGGRDLATAAGAVGGAAAGAAAEQQLTKKKGLEITVELDSGRNVTVVQEADVQFSPGERVRVLTAGDGSARVTK, from the coding sequence ATGAAGAAGTCAGTGATCGTTTCCGCGGGACTTGCGGCCGTACTCGCATTCACGAGCGGCTGCTTTGTCTCCAGCCGTTCCGGGCAGGTTTATTCGCGCGATCAGGCGCGGCAGATCCATCAGGTGGAAGAGGGCACGGTCAAAGCGGTCCGGCCGGTGACGATTGAAGGCAGCCGCACGCCCGTGGGCGCCATTGCCGGCGGCGTACTCGGTGGCGCGCTCGGACGCAATATCGGTTCGGGCGGCGGACGCGATCTGGCCACGGCAGCGGGTGCCGTCGGCGGCGCGGCCGCAGGCGCGGCGGCCGAGCAGCAGCTCACGAAAAAGAAGGGGCTGGAAATTACCGTCGAACTCGACTCGGGCAGAAACGTGACGGTCGTTCAGGAGGCCGACGTCCAGTTCTCGCCCGGCGAACGCGTGCGGGTGCTGACCGCCGGTGACGGCAGCGCGAGGGTGACCAAGTAG
- a CDS encoding MauE/DoxX family redox-associated membrane protein — protein sequence MKKIKRMPEGTGAAGRMAVLVAWIMATLFLYSGVVKIADPPAFARALFRYRLLPDAAVNPAALWIPWIEVLAGGALFFSHTRRAGLFLLLGLMTVFTAAVTVLLVRGKSIPCGCFDPTGGMETGWVLLIRNAAIMIVLAGLFFRGERRTRA from the coding sequence ATGAAGAAGATTAAGAGGATGCCGGAGGGAACAGGCGCGGCAGGTCGGATGGCGGTCCTGGTCGCGTGGATCATGGCGACGCTCTTTCTTTACTCGGGGGTGGTGAAGATTGCGGACCCTCCGGCCTTTGCGCGCGCCCTTTTCCGGTACCGGCTCCTGCCGGATGCGGCGGTCAACCCCGCCGCGCTCTGGATTCCCTGGATCGAAGTCCTCGCCGGCGGCGCTCTATTTTTTTCTCACACCCGGCGCGCCGGGCTGTTCCTGCTGCTCGGTCTCATGACGGTGTTCACCGCGGCCGTCACCGTCCTGCTCGTGCGCGGCAAATCGATCCCCTGCGGGTGTTTCGATCCCACGGGCGGGATGGAGACCGGATGGGTGCTGCTGATCCGCAACGCGGCGATCATGATCGTGCTGGCGGGCCTGTTCTTTCGGGGGGAGCGCCGAACCCGTGCGTGA
- a CDS encoding rhodanese-like domain-containing protein: protein MIVFPMNRYDLRQAGLLLLASVLCAVVSNAVRSEPLSPVRDEGPVDRRALDAGLDVVGVEEVQRWIGRDGVTFVDVRPCEDGRRGHLPGAVPVPRQPEGKLALCASGDRLVFYCSGSRCEDALRAALDFRASGCTRVAVFAGGMEAWAERGGEAKRMPGAGDEED, encoded by the coding sequence ATGATCGTATTCCCGATGAACCGCTACGACCTGCGCCAGGCCGGGCTGTTGCTGCTGGCCTCTGTTCTGTGTGCCGTGGTGTCGAACGCGGTACGCAGCGAACCGCTTTCTCCGGTGCGGGACGAAGGACCGGTGGACCGCCGCGCCCTGGACGCGGGTCTCGACGTCGTCGGCGTCGAAGAGGTGCAACGTTGGATCGGCCGCGACGGGGTCACGTTCGTGGATGTCCGTCCATGTGAGGACGGGCGCCGCGGGCACCTTCCCGGCGCGGTTCCGGTTCCCCGGCAGCCGGAAGGGAAACTCGCGTTATGCGCCTCCGGAGACCGGCTGGTGTTTTACTGCTCGGGGTCGCGGTGCGAAGATGCCCTGCGTGCCGCGCTGGACTTTCGCGCTTCCGGCTGTACCCGTGTCGCGGTTTTCGCGGGGGGCATGGAGGCGTGGGCGGAGCGGGGAGGGGAGGCGAAGAGGATGCCCGGAGCCGGGGATGAAGAAGATTAA
- a CDS encoding protein-disulfide reductase DsbD family protein, translating into MKHMPLLLMILAAAAGHAQPQVPFEAEGSVTRRDGERAVRVEITIPDGHVLYAKEFAVRERGGAALKPLEAPDPVMAEDPFTGERKRVYKESFSLTVPYPGSGALEVDLFGCNDKVCFPPVTVDLALEGGADPAGAPAEAGADDGSPWRAALEQFRERERAVGYMKPDPFLEFLREEGALAEEEKGAWGTFLSSPRSFFETFGWGWTLVLILVGGAALNLTPCVLPVIPVNLAIIGAGARAGSRLQGFLLGGTYGLGIALVYGALGLLVVLTGSQFGTLNASPVFNVAIAVLFLVLALAMFDVFTIDLSRFQKSGPAAGGRHGAARYFAALGMGAVAALLAGACVAPVVLAVLLLAGDLYAGGIGIGLFLPFALGLGMALPWPFAGAGLSFLPKPGGWMTVVRNLFGVLILGLALYYGYTGYRLWQQRASSLAAAETGAEAAPAAENRALAEQLRTALRGGRPVLIDFWATWCKNCTAMEETTFKEERVEEALRRFEMIRYQAEDPSAPATKAVLDELDVKGLPTYVILEPR; encoded by the coding sequence CGAAGGAGTTCGCGGTTCGGGAGAGGGGCGGCGCGGCGCTCAAGCCGCTGGAGGCCCCCGACCCGGTCATGGCTGAGGACCCGTTCACGGGCGAGCGGAAGCGCGTGTACAAGGAGTCCTTCAGCCTGACGGTTCCGTATCCGGGGAGCGGCGCTCTGGAGGTGGATCTGTTCGGCTGTAATGACAAAGTGTGTTTCCCGCCGGTCACCGTCGATCTCGCACTGGAGGGCGGGGCAGATCCCGCCGGGGCGCCGGCGGAGGCGGGGGCGGATGACGGAAGCCCGTGGCGCGCAGCGCTCGAACAGTTTCGCGAACGGGAGCGCGCGGTGGGCTACATGAAACCGGATCCGTTTCTTGAATTCCTGCGCGAAGAAGGGGCGCTGGCGGAAGAGGAAAAGGGGGCCTGGGGGACGTTTCTTTCCTCGCCGCGGTCGTTCTTCGAGACGTTCGGCTGGGGATGGACGCTGGTGTTGATCCTGGTCGGGGGGGCGGCGCTGAATCTCACCCCGTGCGTGCTGCCGGTGATCCCGGTCAATCTCGCCATCATCGGTGCGGGCGCCCGGGCGGGTTCCAGGCTGCAGGGATTTCTGCTCGGCGGAACCTACGGGCTGGGGATCGCCCTGGTCTACGGCGCACTCGGGTTGCTGGTGGTGCTGACCGGTTCGCAGTTCGGCACGTTGAACGCTTCGCCCGTGTTCAATGTCGCGATCGCCGTGCTCTTCCTGGTGCTGGCCCTGGCGATGTTCGATGTGTTCACCATCGATCTCTCGCGTTTTCAGAAAAGCGGGCCGGCGGCGGGCGGACGCCACGGCGCGGCGCGCTATTTCGCCGCCCTCGGCATGGGGGCCGTGGCCGCGCTGCTCGCGGGGGCGTGTGTGGCCCCGGTCGTGCTGGCGGTGCTGCTGCTGGCCGGCGATCTTTATGCGGGCGGGATCGGAATCGGCCTGTTCCTCCCGTTCGCGCTCGGACTCGGTATGGCGCTGCCCTGGCCGTTTGCGGGCGCCGGCCTCTCGTTCCTTCCGAAACCGGGGGGATGGATGACCGTGGTGCGCAACCTGTTCGGCGTCCTGATCCTCGGGCTGGCGCTCTACTACGGGTACACGGGGTACCGGTTATGGCAGCAGCGTGCATCGTCGCTGGCGGCGGCGGAGACGGGTGCGGAAGCCGCACCGGCCGCGGAGAACCGCGCCCTGGCTGAACAACTCAGGACGGCCCTGCGCGGGGGTCGTCCGGTCCTGATCGATTTCTGGGCTACGTGGTGCAAGAACTGCACGGCGATGGAGGAGACGACGTTCAAAGAGGAGCGCGTGGAAGAGGCGCTCCGGAGGTTCGAGATGATCCGTTACCAGGCGGAGGACCCCTCGGCGCCGGCCACGAAGGCGGTGCTGGACGAGCTGGACGTCAAGGGGCTGCCGACGTACGTGATACTCGAACCGCGCTGA